The genomic DNA CGATGAGATTATAGTAGATCAAGTCTATCAGCAAAATATGCTTAAGCTGGGTGGCGGGGGCGCTCTCGAAGAGAAGCCCCCGAATCTTTGAACTTCCGGGGGCTTCCGCAAAAGCGGAGCGCCCCCGCCACCCCGAATAAAATATAGTTCAAGTTTTCAGTTGTACTTGTGGTCGTGAAACAAGAAATGTGGTTTCCATATGAAATAGGGTTTAGAATTGAGCTTCATACTTTTTGGTTGAGTTCCTTCTGCTTCGTTTCAAATTCTTTGATCAGATCAAAGAAGAGTTCTTCCATATCCGGCTGCTGATGTTCCTCGGCTAATTCCTCCCGAGTCCCCATCGCGAGGATCTGACCTTTATGAATAATGGCGATGCGATCACACAGTTTCTCGACTTCTCGCATAATATGTGTCGAGAAAATAATCGATTTTCCCTGAGTCCGCAGCGAATTGATCGCTTCGAGCAAGGCTCGCGCGACCAGCACATCGAGACCGGAAGTCGGTTCATCAAAAATCAGGACGGGGGGATCGTGAATAATTGTGCGGGCGATGGAAACCTTCTGTTTCATCCCAGTCGACATTTTGGAGCCGAGCACATCGCGGACATCGTTCATCTGCAATGTGTCGAAGACTTCATGCA from Rubinisphaera italica includes the following:
- a CDS encoding ABC transporter ATP-binding protein, with the protein product MITVEHLSKHFEDLKRGRVYALKDVSFDVQPGEIFGLLGPNGAGKTTALRILSTVLKPSEGEVVVSGFNVVTHPTEVRQNIGFMSGNTGIYDRMTGWELVQYFGRLYGLPEDLLQHRLHEVFDTLQMNDVRDVLGSKMSTGMKQKVSIARTIIHDPPVLIFDEPTSGLDVLVARALLEAINSLRTQGKSIIFSTHIMREVEKLCDRIAIIHKGQILAMGTREELAEEHQQPDMEELFFDLIKEFETKQKELNQKV